The proteins below are encoded in one region of Garra rufa chromosome 12, GarRuf1.0, whole genome shotgun sequence:
- the pfkmb gene encoding phosphofructokinase, muscle b: MQNSTPVDPTKMGVGKAIAVLTSGGDSQGMNAAVRATVRVGIYTGAKVYFVHEGYQGLVDGGDNIRQANWESVSMMLQLGGTVIGSARCQDFRSKEGRAKAACNLVKLGITNLCVIGGDGSLTGANEFRNEWSELLQILLKAGKITAEEAKRSSHLNIVGMVGSIDNDFCGTDMTIGTDSALHRIIEVVDAITTTAQSHQRAFILEVMGRHCGYLALVTALACGADWVFIPEMPPDEGWEDHLCRRLTYQRSIGNRLNVIIVAEGALDRHGKPITCDIIKNLVTKKLGFDTRATILGHVQRGGTPSAFDRILGSRMGVEAVMALLEATPDTPACVVSLSGNMAVRLPLMECVQVTKDVTKAMAEGRFEEAVKLRGKSFENNWNTYKLLAHVTARDVKSNINIAILNVGAPCAGMNAAVRSAVRIGILQGHNMLAVHDGFDGLAHGTIEPMAWGYVGGWTGKGGSNLGTKRSLPSTMIEEISLNIAKFNIHALVIIGGFEAYVGGLELVNAREKYEELCIPLVVIPATVSNNVPGSDFSIGADTALNTITTTCDRIKQSAAGTKRRVFLIETMGGFCGYLATMAGLAAGADAAYIYEEPFGIHDLETNVEHLLEKMKTTVKRGLILRNEKCNANYTTDFLFNLYSEEGKGVFDCRKNVLGHMQQGGTPTPFDRTFGTKMGAKAVLWLTDKLKECYRHGRIFANTPDSACVLGMKKRAMIFQPLSDLKEDTDFEHRIPRTQWWLKLRPILKILAKYKINLDTSETATMEHVIKKRGAV; encoded by the exons ATGCAGAATTCAACACCTGTGGACCCCACGAAGATGGGTGTTGGAAAGGCCATCGCTGTCCTCACCTCTGGAGGAGATTCACAAG GTATGAATGCTGCTGTCCGAGCCACAGTGAGAGTTGGAATCTACACCGGCGCAAAAGTCTATTTTGTACATGAG GGTTATCAGGGTCTAGTCGATGGAGGAGATAACATCCGACAAGCAAATTGGGAGAGCGTGTCAATGATGCTGCAGCTG GGTGGCACAGTGATTGGCAGTGCCCGCTGTCAGGACTTCCGCTCTAAAGAGGGTAGAGCCAAAGCAGCATGTAACCTGGTGAAGTTGGGCATCACTAATCTGTGTGTTATTGGTGGAGATGGTAGCCTGACAGGAGCCAATGAGTTTCGCAATGAGTGGAGTGAACTGCTCCAAATCTTGCTGAAAGCAG GTAAAATCACAGCAGAGGAGGCTAAACGTTCATCTCATCTGAACATCGTTGGGATGGTTGGCTCCATTGACAATGACTTCTGTGGCACAGACATGACCATTGGCACTGATTCAGCTCTGCACAGAATCATTGAAGTAGTGGATGCCATCACAACAACAGCTCAGAg TCATCAAAGAGCCTTCATTCTGGAAGTGATGGGGAGGCATTGTGG ataTTTGGCCTTAGTCACTGCCCTGGCATGTGGTGCTGACTGGGTTTTTATTCCTGAAATGCCTCCAGATGAAGGATGGGAGGATCATCTGTGCAGGAGACTTACCTAT CAAAGAAGCATTGGCAATCGTTTGAATGTCATCATTGTGGCAGAAGGCGCTTTGGATCGCCACGGTAAACCTATCACCTGTGATATTATCAAGAAT cTGGTCACTAAAAAGCTTGGCTTTGACACACGTGCCACTATTCTGGGTCATGTGCAGAGAGGAGGAACGCCTTCAGCCTTTGACAGAATCTTG GGCAGTAGGATGGGAGTGGAGGCTGTGATGGCATTGCTAGAGGCCACTCCTGACACCCCTGCATGTGTGGTCAGTCTGTCTGGAAACATGGCTGTTCGACTGCCCCTCATGGAGTGTGTGCAAGTG ACAAAAGATGTGACCAAAGCAATGGCAGAGGGCAGATTTGAGGAAGCTGTTAAGCTCAGGGGAAA GAGTTTTGAGAACAACTGGAACACATATAAACTCCTGGCCCATGTGACCGCCCGAGACGTGAAG AGTAATATAAACATAGCTATTCTCAACGTGGGAGCTCCGTGTGCAGGAATGAACGCAGCAGTCCGTTCAGCTGTCAGGATCGGTATCCTTCAAGGACACAACATGTTAGCCGTACATGACGGCTTTGATGGACTTGCACACGGAACT ATTGAACCAATGGCGTGGGGCTACGTGGGAGGCTGGACAGGCAAAGGCGGTTCTAATTTAGGAACCAAGAG GTCACTCCCATCTACTATGATTGAAGAGATCAGTCTGAATATAGCCAAGTTTAACATTCATGCCCTGGTTATCATTGGAGGGTTTGAG GCATATGTTGGAGGTTTGGAATTGGTGAATGCGAGAGAAAAATATGAGGAGTTGTGTATTCCCCTTGTTGTTATTCCAGCTACTGTGTCTAATAACGTTCCTGGATCGGACTTCAGCATTGGTGCTGATACTGCTCTCAATActatcacaact ACATGCGATAGGATCAAGCAATCCGCTGCTGGAACAAAGCGTAGAGTTTTCCTCATTGAAACAATGGGGGGATTCTGTGGATACCTGGCAACCATGGCAGGACTTGCTGCAGGGGCTGATGCTGCTTATATCTATGAAGAGCCATTTGGCATTCACGACCTGGAG ACAAATGTGGAGCACTTATTGGAAAAGATGAAGACCACAGTGAAAAGAGGCCTCATCCTTAG GAATGAGAAATGTAATGCAAACTACACCACAGATTTTCTCTTCAACTTGTACTCAGAAGAGGGCAAAGGTGTTTTTGACTGCCGCAAGAATGTGCTTGGCCACATGCAGCAG GGTGGAACCCCTACACCATTTGATAGGACCTTTGGCACAAAGATGGGTGCTAAAGCAGTGTTATGGTTGACTGATAAACTGAAGGAGTGTTATAGACATG GCCGTATCTTCGCTAACACACCGGACTCTGCCTGTGTTCTGGGAATGAAGAAGAGAGCCATGATTTTCCAGCCTCTCTCTGATCTTAAAGAGGACACTGACTTTGA ACACCGTATACCGAGGACTCAGTGGTGGCTGAAGCTTAGGCCCATTCTCAAGATTCTGGCCAAATACAAGATCAATTTGGACACCTCAGAGACAGCTACGATGGAGCATGTTATCAAGAAGAGAGGAGCAGTCtag